The Cellulomonas oligotrophica sequence CCTCAAGGCCCTGGCCGTGCTGGCGGGGCGCGACCGGCGCTCGGTCGCCGTGCTCGGCGAGATGCTCGAGCTCGGCGACGACGCCCGCACCGCGCACGACGCGATCGGACGCCTCGTCGTCCGCCTCAACGTCGCCCTCACGGTCGTCGTCGGCGAGGGCGCGCGGGCGATCCGCGACGGTGCGAACCACGAGGGCTCGTGGGGTGACGAGGTCGTGCTCGCCGACGACGTCGCGGCCGCCGAGGCGTTCCTGCGCGACGAGCTGCGCCCGGGCGACGTCGTCCTGGTCAAGTCGTCGTACGGCGCCGGGCTGTGGCGCCTCGGCGACGCGCTCGTGGAGGGCGACGCGTGATCGCCGTCCTGCTCGCCGGCGGCGCGTCGATGCTCGTCGCGCTCCTCGGCACGCCCCTGTTCATCCGGTTCCTCGTGCACCGCCAGTACGGGCAGTTCATCCGTCAGGACGGGCCGACCGCGCACTTCACCAAGCGCGGCACGCCCACCATGGGCGGCGTCGTCATCATCGGCGCGACGCTGCTGGGCTGGGCCGCCGCGCTGCTCATCACCCGGACCCCGCCGAGCGCCTCGGCCGTCCTGGCGCTCTTCCTCATGACCGGCCTCGGCGTCGTGGGCTTCCTCGACGACTTCATCAAGATCTCCCGGCAGCGCAGCCTCGGGCTCAGCGCCCGGGCCAAGATCGTCGGCCAGGGCCTCGTCGGCATCACGTTCTCCGTGCTGGCGCTGCAGTTCCCGAACGACCAGTTCCGCACGCCCGCCTCCACGCGGATCTCGTTCATCCGCGACACCGACCTCGACCTCGCCTTCGCGGGCGCGACGGTCGGCCTGATCCTCTTCGTGGTGTGGGCGAACTTCCTCATCACCGCGTGGTCCAACGGCGTCAACCTCACCGACGGCCTCGACGGCCTGGCCACGGGCGTCTCGCTCGTGGTGTTCGGCGCGTACGTCATCGTCGGCGTCTGGCAGTTCAACCAGTGGTGCCAGTCCGTGACCACCGCGGGCCCGCGGTGCTACGAGACCCGCGACCCGCTCGACCTGGCCGTCGTCGCGGCGGCCATCACCGGCGCCCTGTTCGGGTTCCTGTGGTGGAACGCGAGCCCGGCGAAGATCTTCATGGGCGACACCGGCTCCCTCGCGCTCGGCGGCGCGCTCGCGGGCCTGTCGATCCTCACGCGCACCGAGATCCTCGCCGCGATCATCGGCGGGATGTTCGTGCTCATCGTGCTCTCGGACGTCATCCAGATCGGCTTCTTCAAGATGACCGGCAAGCGCGTGTTCAAGATGGCGCCGCTGCACCACCACTTCGAGCTGTCGGGGTGGGGCGAGGTGACGATCGTCATCCGGTTCTGGATCATCGCCGGGCTGTTCGTCGCGCTCGGCGTCGGGATCTTCTACGCCGAGTGGGTGGCGCAGTAGTGGGCGCCTCGACGCCGCCCGTCGCGCTCGAGGGCCGTGCGGTCCTCGTCGCCGGGCTGGGGATCAGCGGGCGCGCCGCCGCGCAGGCGCTCACCGACCGCGGAGCGGCGGTCGTGACGTTCGACGACCGTGCCGACGACGCGCACGCCCACGACCTCGCGGCCCTCGGCCCCGACCTGCGGGGCGCCGAGCTCGTCGTCGCCTCACCGGGGCTGCCGCCCCACCACGAGGTGCTCGCCGCGGCACGCGCGCGGGGCGTCCCCGTGTGGAGCGAGGTCGAGCTCGCGTGGCGCCTGCGCGCGCCGCGCACCGACGGGTCCGGCCCGGCCCCCTGGCTCGCCGTGACCGGAACCAACGGCAAGACCACGACCGTGGGCATGCTCGAGTCGATCCTGCGGGCCGCGGGCCGGCACACGCTCGCCGTCGGCAACGTCGGCACGCCCGTCGTGCAGGCCGCGGTCGACCCGTCCCTCGACGTGCTCGCCGTCGAGCTGTCGTCGTTCCAGCTGCACCACACGACGTCGATGTCGGCGCAGGCCGCCGCGGTGCTCAACGTCGCGGCCGACCACCTGGACTGGCACGGGTCGCTGGACGCCTACGCGGCGGACAAGGGGCGCGTCTACGAGCACGCGCAGGTGGCGTGCGTGTACAACGCGGCCGACCCGCGCACCGAGGCCCTCGTGCGCGAGGCCGACGTCGTCGACGGGGCCGTCGCGGTCGGCTTCACGCTCGGCTCGCCCGGGGTCGGGCAGGTCGGCGTCGTCGAGGACGTGCTCGTCGACCGCGGCTTCGCCCGCCTGCGGCACACGCACGCGGCCGAGCTCGGCACCCTCGACGACCTCGCCCGCCTCGCGGGCCCCGACGGGCAGGTGCCCCCGCACGTCGTGCAGGACGCGCTGGCGGCCGCCGCGCTCGCGCTGGCCCACGGCGTGGAGCCCGCGCACGTGCGCGAGGGCCTGCGTGCCTTCGCGCCCGGCGCGCACCGGATCGTCACCGTCGGCCGCGTCGACGACGTCGCGTACGTCGACGACTCCAAGGCCACCAACGCCCACGCGGCAGCCGCGTCGCTCGCCGCGTTCGGCGAGCGCTCGGTCGTCTGGGTCGCCGGGGGCCTGGCCAAGGGGGCGACGTTCGACGAGCTGGTCCGCACCCGCCGCGAAAGGCTGCGCGGCGTCGTGCTCATCGGCGTCGACCGGGCGCCGCTGCGCGAGGCCCTGGCCCGACACGCGCCCGACGTCACCGTGGTCGAGGTCGACGCCGGTGACACTGAGGCGGTGATGACCCGCGCGGTGGCCGCGGCGCGCCGGCTCGCCGCCGGTGCGCCCGGCAGCACGCCCGCGGCGCCCGTCACCGTGCTCCTCGCCCCGGCCTGCGCCTCGATGGACCAGTTCACCTCGTACGCCCACCGCGGCGACGCCTTCGCGGCCGCCGTGCGCGCCGCGCAGGAGACGTCGTGACCGCGGCAGCCGTGCGCACGCCGGGCACCGACGCGCCCCGGGGCAGCTGGGCGGAGCGCTCGCGCCTGCTCGGCGCGTGGAACTCCGTCGTCACGTCCTACTACGTGATGGCCTCGACCACGACGCTGCTCGT is a genomic window containing:
- the mraY gene encoding phospho-N-acetylmuramoyl-pentapeptide-transferase, with product MLVALLGTPLFIRFLVHRQYGQFIRQDGPTAHFTKRGTPTMGGVVIIGATLLGWAAALLITRTPPSASAVLALFLMTGLGVVGFLDDFIKISRQRSLGLSARAKIVGQGLVGITFSVLALQFPNDQFRTPASTRISFIRDTDLDLAFAGATVGLILFVVWANFLITAWSNGVNLTDGLDGLATGVSLVVFGAYVIVGVWQFNQWCQSVTTAGPRCYETRDPLDLAVVAAAITGALFGFLWWNASPAKIFMGDTGSLALGGALAGLSILTRTEILAAIIGGMFVLIVLSDVIQIGFFKMTGKRVFKMAPLHHHFELSGWGEVTIVIRFWIIAGLFVALGVGIFYAEWVAQ
- the murD gene encoding UDP-N-acetylmuramoyl-L-alanine--D-glutamate ligase; translation: MGASTPPVALEGRAVLVAGLGISGRAAAQALTDRGAAVVTFDDRADDAHAHDLAALGPDLRGAELVVASPGLPPHHEVLAAARARGVPVWSEVELAWRLRAPRTDGSGPAPWLAVTGTNGKTTTVGMLESILRAAGRHTLAVGNVGTPVVQAAVDPSLDVLAVELSSFQLHHTTSMSAQAAAVLNVAADHLDWHGSLDAYAADKGRVYEHAQVACVYNAADPRTEALVREADVVDGAVAVGFTLGSPGVGQVGVVEDVLVDRGFARLRHTHAAELGTLDDLARLAGPDGQVPPHVVQDALAAAALALAHGVEPAHVREGLRAFAPGAHRIVTVGRVDDVAYVDDSKATNAHAAAASLAAFGERSVVWVAGGLAKGATFDELVRTRRERLRGVVLIGVDRAPLREALARHAPDVTVVEVDAGDTEAVMTRAVAAARRLAAGAPGSTPAAPVTVLLAPACASMDQFTSYAHRGDAFAAAVRAAQETS